A single Dreissena polymorpha isolate Duluth1 chromosome 14, UMN_Dpol_1.0, whole genome shotgun sequence DNA region contains:
- the LOC127858183 gene encoding uncharacterized protein LOC127858183, whose amino-acid sequence MRTTTAIFRIKRQSKYFNKMRRKTKLNLHRVKSRRSKCGYADMTRELLQLVAKDDVNARKTLLPQKKFINTKISNKSAHLCMTPSRTNKRKLTPLKSPIKTPFKSPIYKARAIDHLYTVRDDRINIICWRSLRIYHQSVTRTVRHASLDSEQSLLILRSKTISLIIEKGVRRKAGPLIWTETLYKKAPLVLGGKKLEEMIPK is encoded by the exons atgcgaacgaccacggctATTTTTCGGATAAAACGTCAATCGAAG TATTTTAACAAGATGCGACGAAAAACAAAGCTTAACTTACATAGAGTCAAATCCAGAAGATCGAAATGTGGTTATGCTGACATGACGCGAGAACTGCTTCAACTTGTCGCGAAAGATGATGTAAACGCTCGGAAAACTTTGTTGCCACAAAAGAAATTCATCAACACCAAGATCTCGAACAAATCAGCACACCTATGCATGACGCCTTCGCGAACCAACAAACGCAAACTGACACCGTTGAAATCTCCTATTAAGACTCCTTTCAAATCTCCCATTTACAAAGCAAGAGCAATCG acCATTTATATACCGTACGGGACGATCGCATAAATATCATCTGCTGGAGAAGTCTAAGGATTTATCATCAGAGTGTGACCAGAACTGTGCGGCATGCGTCTCTAGATTCAGAGCAGTCGTTACTGATATTACGATCAA AGACCATTTCTTTGATCATCGAAAAGGGAGTAAGAAGAAAGGCGGGACCGTTGATATGGACAGAAACTCTATACAAAAAGGCGCCCTTGGTGTTAGGTGGGAAAAAGCTAGAAGAAATGATTCCAAAATGA
- the LOC127858184 gene encoding zinc finger protein 701-like: protein MRTTTAIFRIKRQSKMDRSDPHICRYCGNVLKSKSSLRQHEISHTGTGKGYTCCDKVFFSKANLNRHRCHVGEEKAFVCTKCSKSFPTNADLQKHMRRKNGQTIACDKCGVRFAENSNLKAHIDMHNEEHNLKCLKCDKVFRHRSSLSRHMKVHSSN from the exons atgcgaacgaccacggctATTTTTCGGATAAAACGTCAATCGAAG atgGATCGCTCAGACCCACATATATGCCGCTATTGTGGCAACGTACTTAAAAGCAAGTCGTCTCTGCGCCAGCATGAGATTAGTCACACAGGGACTGGGAAGGGATATACATGCTGCGATAAAGTGTTCTTCAGCAAGGCGAATCTGAACAGGCACAG ATGCCATGTTGGCGAAGAGAAGGCATTCGTGTGTACCAAGTGCAGTAAGTCATTTCCTACAAATGCTGACCTGCAGAAGCACATGCGGCGGAAAAATGGGCAGACAATTGCGTGTGATAAATGTGGCGTACGTTTTGCTGAGAATTCCAATTTAAAGGCACACATAGATATGCACAACGAAGAACATAACTTGAAATGCTTGAAGTGTGACAAAGTATTCCGGCATCGAAGTAGCCTGTCTCGTCACATGAAAGTACACAGCAGTAATTAA